A single region of the Brachypodium distachyon strain Bd21 chromosome 3, Brachypodium_distachyon_v3.0, whole genome shotgun sequence genome encodes:
- the LOC100830030 gene encoding uncharacterized protein LOC100830030 isoform X1 — MPPPSASASRFAAHWVADALAGDEALDFSVIKALVGVSPESLAGAPEVTRERVSLRCLQEVVSVATEGEGEGEVAVAVARRILRVDDTRSCEELLLELIGQVGSSGSLENGMLAPFSQDIQKFICIKIPALPKTSFELLREVDPEILSMVPPFPVQQNGNNELGNDRSLCNASHDHVNTEKLGCPTDTPELQQDSLTNFANETDTRNLQKDPMEPNPDFHQPSTSHSRCYDHLREDTGGATGVNTRSPEKSPTNVDRNMSFAAEPSPASCSAALLKSNTEPMPKQDEEDHSTMLQPQSYGDKYPNPPRCNDGDRPCYDGSNNQSSKDQIHEGSTIQAMVAPDFGRSTEALATNTSETSRLSEFVTAEDAAMIAETDRSKTDLNSPQHDNGEKASQELDEGSARIQSVEKDNEPTLQTAGVLPSANCDGAIQGDKSETSHPQENTTDHTKMLEQQNGDKAHLEVGSADKVNPGLHDDAYFLKHTALESPCCNVALHNRSSEGDSLSEKNTGKCMADIQKSCCIRSVPNSPQDGNDEGAKRASNEKIMGNPVVETSHVYCSDDSSTGLAAACLLSMTGKIPICSQVEGLTEQDLCVKCGQDGQLLRCSSCLLAAHDSCFGSSVTFDDSGQFYCAVCFYTKATEAYQKAKKIYAEARKNLSAFLGPKQFAKQHAEQYTEKQQTAANFEDHLNGCNTSKRQDNHQSEADNLSHKDEEPGQQRKKQKTNATSDTCPEQVVTEKAAPYRDCVLQYKTKQVQVAEHEQPVENAKAHEDGNGNSFHEAQHSSQNRCSPVANQNVEADNDDGLTNSHECENSDEIEATSSNDSGKRSSPPWRNMRHHKARFREKETVVSNNSKKALGCQDQNMPSPSRQRKYAYPPKRYSNPLAPAGRRTKLCWTEEEEGALRDAMLKFTPKDNGSIPWVQILEHGRGVFHKTRLPSDLRVKWRNMNKKSGS, encoded by the exons ATGCCGcccccctccgcctccgcctcccgcttcGCGGCCCACTGGGTCGCCGAcgccctcgccggcgacgaggccctCGACTTCTCTGTCATCAAAG CGCTGGTGGGCGTCTCGCCGGAGTCCCTTGCGGGCGCACCGGAGGTCACGCGGGAGCGGGTTTCACTCCGGTGCCTGCAGGAGGTCGTATCCGTCGCCACcgagggcgagggcgagggcgaggtcgcggtggcggtggcgaggaggatACTTAGGGTGGATGACACCCGCTCTTGCGAGGAATTGCTGCTTGAGTTAATTGGACAG GTTGGTAGCTCAGGAAGCTTGGAGAATGGTATGCTTGCACCTTTTAGTCAAGATATCCAAAAGTTTATATGTATCAAGATACCAGCATTACCAAAAACTTCTTTTGAGTTG CTCAGAGAAGTGGACCCAGAGATCCTATCTATGGTCCCACCATTCCCAGTGCAGCAGAATGGCAACAACGAACTAGGCAATGACCGGTCATTGTGCAATGCCAGCCATGATCATGTAAATACAGAGAAGCTTGGCTGCCCTACAGATACTCCTGAGCTTCAGCAAGATAGTTTAACTAACTTCGCTAACGAAACGGACACAAGAAATTTGCAGAAGGATCCAATGGAGCCAAATCCAGATTTTCACCAACCATCTACATCACACAGTAGGTGTTACGATCACCTTCGAGAAGATACTGGCGGTGCCACTGGTGTCAATACCAGGTCCCCAGAAAAGAGTCCAACTAATGTCGATAGAAACATGTCCTTTGCAGCTGAGCCTTCTCCAGCTAGCTGCAGTGCTGCTTTGCTCAAAAGTAATACTGAGCCCATGCCAAAGCAGGATGAGGAGGATCATAGCACCATGCTTCAGCCACAATCCTATGGAGATAAGTATCCAAACCCACCCCGCTGTAATGATGGAGACAGACCATGTTATGATGGCTCCAACAATCAATCATCAAAGGATCAAATCCACGAAGGATCAACCATACAGGCTATGGTGGCTCCGGATTTTGGCAGAAGCACTGAGGCTTTAGCAACGAATACATCTGAAACAAGCCGCTTGTCTGAGTTTGTTACTGCAGAGGATGCAGCCATGATTGCAGAAACTGACAGGAGCAAAACTGATCTGAATTCACCGCAACATGACAATGGTGAGAAAGCAAGTCAAGAGCTGGATGAGGGAAGTGCCAGGATTCAGTCAGTGGAAAAGGATAATGAACCGACTCTGCAAACTGCTGGTGTCTTACCTTCTGCAAACTGCGATGGGGCTATACAAGGAGATAAATCTGAAACCAGCCATCCACAAGAGAATACTACAGACCACACTAAAATGTTGGAGCAGCAGAATGGTGATAAGGCTCATCTAGAAGTCGGCAGTGCTGACAAAGTTAATCCAGGGCTACATGATGATGCCTACTTCTTGAAACATACTGCTCTAGAGTCTCCTTGCTGCAATGTGGCCTTACATAATAGAAGTTCAGAAGGTGACTCTTTATCTGAGAAAAATACTGGAAAGTGTATGGCTGACATTCAGAAATCTTGTTGCATTAGATCTGTTCCAAACTCTCCTCAGGATGGGAATGATGAAGGAGCTAAGCGAGCTTCAAATGAAAAAATCATGGGGAATCCTGTGGTGGAAACATCACATGTGTATTGCTCAGATGATAGTTCCACTGGCCTTGCAGCTGCTTGTCTTCTGTCGATGACAGGTAAAATACCGATCTGTAGTCAGGTCGAGGGATTGACCGAACAAGATTTGTGTGTAAAATGTGGTCAGGATGGCCAGTTGCTGAGATGTAGCAGCTGCTTGTTAGCCGCTCATGATAGCTGTTTTGGTTCATCAGTGACATTTGATGATTCTGGCCAGTTCTATTGCGCTGTATGCTTCTATACTAAAGCCACTGAAGCATATCAAAAagctaaaaaaatatatgctgAAGCTAGGAAGAACCTATCTGCTTTCCTTGGCCCAAAGCAATTCGCAAAGCAACATGCTGAGCAATATACTGAAAAGCAGCAAACAGCTGCCAACTTCGAGGATCACTTGAATGGGTGTAATACATCTAAAAGGCAAGATAACCATCAGTCTGAAGCAGATAACCTTTCTCATAAGGATGAAGAACCTGGtcagcagaggaagaagcaaaaaacAAATGCGACAAGTGATACTTGTCCTGAGCAGGTAGTCACTGAAAAGGCTGCACCTTATAGAGATTGCGTACTCCaatataaaacaaaacaagttcAGGTTGCAGAGCATGAGCAGCCTGTGGAAAATGCGAAAGCCCATGAAGATGGCAATGGCAATTCATTTCATGAAGCGCAACATTCATCCCAGAATAGATGCAGTCCTGTCGCCAATCAGAACGTTGAGGCTGACAACGACGATGGTCTTACAAATTCTCATGAGTGCGAAAATTCGGATGAAATAGAAGCTACATCTTCAAATGATTCTGGCAAGCGGTCCTCACCCCCTTGGCGAAACATGAGGCACCATAAAGCAAGATTTCGAGAAAAGGAGACAGTGGTATCAAATAATTCAAAAAAAGCATTGGGCTGCCAGGATCAAAACATGCCTTCACCATCAAGGCAACGGAAGTATGCATATCCACCCAAGCGTTA CTCTAATCCTCTTGCACCAGCTGGAAGGCGCACAAAGCTCTGTTGgacggaagaagaagagggagctTTGAGG GACGCCATGTTAAAGTTCACCCCAAAGGACAATGGGTCAATTCCATGGGTTCAGATACTAGAACACGGCAGGGGTGTGTTTCACAAGACACGCCTGCCAAGTGACTTGAGAGTCAAATGGAGGAACATGAATAAGAAATCAGGATCGTGA
- the LOC100830030 gene encoding uncharacterized protein LOC100830030 isoform X2, with protein sequence MLREVDPEILSMVPPFPVQQNGNNELGNDRSLCNASHDHVNTEKLGCPTDTPELQQDSLTNFANETDTRNLQKDPMEPNPDFHQPSTSHSRCYDHLREDTGGATGVNTRSPEKSPTNVDRNMSFAAEPSPASCSAALLKSNTEPMPKQDEEDHSTMLQPQSYGDKYPNPPRCNDGDRPCYDGSNNQSSKDQIHEGSTIQAMVAPDFGRSTEALATNTSETSRLSEFVTAEDAAMIAETDRSKTDLNSPQHDNGEKASQELDEGSARIQSVEKDNEPTLQTAGVLPSANCDGAIQGDKSETSHPQENTTDHTKMLEQQNGDKAHLEVGSADKVNPGLHDDAYFLKHTALESPCCNVALHNRSSEGDSLSEKNTGKCMADIQKSCCIRSVPNSPQDGNDEGAKRASNEKIMGNPVVETSHVYCSDDSSTGLAAACLLSMTGKIPICSQVEGLTEQDLCVKCGQDGQLLRCSSCLLAAHDSCFGSSVTFDDSGQFYCAVCFYTKATEAYQKAKKIYAEARKNLSAFLGPKQFAKQHAEQYTEKQQTAANFEDHLNGCNTSKRQDNHQSEADNLSHKDEEPGQQRKKQKTNATSDTCPEQVVTEKAAPYRDCVLQYKTKQVQVAEHEQPVENAKAHEDGNGNSFHEAQHSSQNRCSPVANQNVEADNDDGLTNSHECENSDEIEATSSNDSGKRSSPPWRNMRHHKARFREKETVVSNNSKKALGCQDQNMPSPSRQRKYAYPPKRYSNPLAPAGRRTKLCWTEEEEGALRDAMLKFTPKDNGSIPWVQILEHGRGVFHKTRLPSDLRVKWRNMNKKSGS encoded by the exons ATG CTCAGAGAAGTGGACCCAGAGATCCTATCTATGGTCCCACCATTCCCAGTGCAGCAGAATGGCAACAACGAACTAGGCAATGACCGGTCATTGTGCAATGCCAGCCATGATCATGTAAATACAGAGAAGCTTGGCTGCCCTACAGATACTCCTGAGCTTCAGCAAGATAGTTTAACTAACTTCGCTAACGAAACGGACACAAGAAATTTGCAGAAGGATCCAATGGAGCCAAATCCAGATTTTCACCAACCATCTACATCACACAGTAGGTGTTACGATCACCTTCGAGAAGATACTGGCGGTGCCACTGGTGTCAATACCAGGTCCCCAGAAAAGAGTCCAACTAATGTCGATAGAAACATGTCCTTTGCAGCTGAGCCTTCTCCAGCTAGCTGCAGTGCTGCTTTGCTCAAAAGTAATACTGAGCCCATGCCAAAGCAGGATGAGGAGGATCATAGCACCATGCTTCAGCCACAATCCTATGGAGATAAGTATCCAAACCCACCCCGCTGTAATGATGGAGACAGACCATGTTATGATGGCTCCAACAATCAATCATCAAAGGATCAAATCCACGAAGGATCAACCATACAGGCTATGGTGGCTCCGGATTTTGGCAGAAGCACTGAGGCTTTAGCAACGAATACATCTGAAACAAGCCGCTTGTCTGAGTTTGTTACTGCAGAGGATGCAGCCATGATTGCAGAAACTGACAGGAGCAAAACTGATCTGAATTCACCGCAACATGACAATGGTGAGAAAGCAAGTCAAGAGCTGGATGAGGGAAGTGCCAGGATTCAGTCAGTGGAAAAGGATAATGAACCGACTCTGCAAACTGCTGGTGTCTTACCTTCTGCAAACTGCGATGGGGCTATACAAGGAGATAAATCTGAAACCAGCCATCCACAAGAGAATACTACAGACCACACTAAAATGTTGGAGCAGCAGAATGGTGATAAGGCTCATCTAGAAGTCGGCAGTGCTGACAAAGTTAATCCAGGGCTACATGATGATGCCTACTTCTTGAAACATACTGCTCTAGAGTCTCCTTGCTGCAATGTGGCCTTACATAATAGAAGTTCAGAAGGTGACTCTTTATCTGAGAAAAATACTGGAAAGTGTATGGCTGACATTCAGAAATCTTGTTGCATTAGATCTGTTCCAAACTCTCCTCAGGATGGGAATGATGAAGGAGCTAAGCGAGCTTCAAATGAAAAAATCATGGGGAATCCTGTGGTGGAAACATCACATGTGTATTGCTCAGATGATAGTTCCACTGGCCTTGCAGCTGCTTGTCTTCTGTCGATGACAGGTAAAATACCGATCTGTAGTCAGGTCGAGGGATTGACCGAACAAGATTTGTGTGTAAAATGTGGTCAGGATGGCCAGTTGCTGAGATGTAGCAGCTGCTTGTTAGCCGCTCATGATAGCTGTTTTGGTTCATCAGTGACATTTGATGATTCTGGCCAGTTCTATTGCGCTGTATGCTTCTATACTAAAGCCACTGAAGCATATCAAAAagctaaaaaaatatatgctgAAGCTAGGAAGAACCTATCTGCTTTCCTTGGCCCAAAGCAATTCGCAAAGCAACATGCTGAGCAATATACTGAAAAGCAGCAAACAGCTGCCAACTTCGAGGATCACTTGAATGGGTGTAATACATCTAAAAGGCAAGATAACCATCAGTCTGAAGCAGATAACCTTTCTCATAAGGATGAAGAACCTGGtcagcagaggaagaagcaaaaaacAAATGCGACAAGTGATACTTGTCCTGAGCAGGTAGTCACTGAAAAGGCTGCACCTTATAGAGATTGCGTACTCCaatataaaacaaaacaagttcAGGTTGCAGAGCATGAGCAGCCTGTGGAAAATGCGAAAGCCCATGAAGATGGCAATGGCAATTCATTTCATGAAGCGCAACATTCATCCCAGAATAGATGCAGTCCTGTCGCCAATCAGAACGTTGAGGCTGACAACGACGATGGTCTTACAAATTCTCATGAGTGCGAAAATTCGGATGAAATAGAAGCTACATCTTCAAATGATTCTGGCAAGCGGTCCTCACCCCCTTGGCGAAACATGAGGCACCATAAAGCAAGATTTCGAGAAAAGGAGACAGTGGTATCAAATAATTCAAAAAAAGCATTGGGCTGCCAGGATCAAAACATGCCTTCACCATCAAGGCAACGGAAGTATGCATATCCACCCAAGCGTTA CTCTAATCCTCTTGCACCAGCTGGAAGGCGCACAAAGCTCTGTTGgacggaagaagaagagggagctTTGAGG GACGCCATGTTAAAGTTCACCCCAAAGGACAATGGGTCAATTCCATGGGTTCAGATACTAGAACACGGCAGGGGTGTGTTTCACAAGACACGCCTGCCAAGTGACTTGAGAGTCAAATGGAGGAACATGAATAAGAAATCAGGATCGTGA
- the LOC100830962 gene encoding RNA pseudouridine synthase 7 isoform X1 yields MAAAPPGAGIVWQTPANPPEAQDYIFRNGRRYVRPYYFEFISHVKNRWAGKTIVDLFTEEFKGRPYEYYVHAVKCGRLQVDEQTVPADYIVKSSQKISHFLHRHEPPVLGGNILILQNEVDVVTVCKPASVPVHPCGQYRKNTVVGILQAEHGLTPLFPVHRLDRLVSGLLIFAKSADRAECFRQQIEANLLQKEYVAKVVGVFPDGEQTVDANVNFNAREGRSTVEVCDGPGKALPSGKQACTKFQRIFTDGNHSIVLCKPVTGRTHQIRVHLKHIGYPIANDELYLSGNFCPRSSKGTGINRATSLACSLSSPDPDSSAEAEEFGIDPMCTNCPNLAPVGYDGDEEALWLHCVRYTGPDWSYECPYPDWASLDNMPTKKIKS; encoded by the exons atggcggcggcgccaccgggAGCGGGAATCGTGTGGCAGACGCCGGCCAATCCGCCGGAGGCGCAAGACTACATCTTTCGCAACG GGCGGCGCTACGTGAGGCCTTATTACTTCGAGTTCATCTCACAT GTGAAGAACAGATGGGCTGGCAAGACCATTGTAGACCTCTTCACTGAAGAATTCAAGGGGCGACCCTACGAATACTAT GTTCATGCAGTGAAATGTGGGAGGCTCCAGGTGGATGAGCAAACGGTTCCTGCAGACTATATTGTGAAATCATCACAAAAGATAAGCCATTTCTTGCACAG GCATGAGCCACCAGTCTTGGGTGGTAATATTCTAATCCTTCAGAATGAAGTTGATGTTGTAACTGTCTGCAAACCGGCATCTGTCCCA GTTCATCCCTGTGGTCAGTACCGTAAGAATACCGTAGTAGGCATTCTGCAGGCTGAGCATGGATTAACACCCCTGTTTC CAGTGCATCGGTTAGACCGGTTAGTTTCAGGTCTCCTTATATTTGCTAAGAGTGCTGATCGAGCAGAATGTTTCAGGCAGCAG ATTGAAGCTAATTTACTGCAGAAAGAATACGTAGCCAAGGTTGTTGGTGTATTTCCTGATGGCGAG CAAACCGTCGATGCCAATGTAAACTTCAATGCACGGGAAGGGAGGAGCACTGTGGAG GTTTGTGATGGTCCTGGTAAAGCTCTTCCAAGTGGAAAACAAGCTTGCACCAAGTTTCAGAGGATTTTTACTGATGGGAACCACAGCATTGTCTTGTGCAAACCTGTGACTGGTCGGACTCACCAG ATAAGGGTACATCTAAAACACATTGGTTACCCAATAGCCAATGATGAGCTCTACTTATCGGGAAATTTTTGTCCACGTTCATCAAAGGGAACGGGTATCAATAGAGCAACCTCACTAGCGTGCTCATTGTCATCACCAGATCCTGACAGTAGTGCTGAAGCAGAGGAATTCGGTATTGATCCAATGTGCACGAATTGTCCAAATCTTGCTCCTGTAGG TTACGATGGAGATGAGGAGGCATTATGGCTACATTGTGTCCGATATACTGGTCCTGACTGGAGCTACGAATGCCCTTATCCTGACTGGGCCTCCCTTGATAATATGCCCACGAAGAAAATAAAGTCGTGA
- the LOC100830962 gene encoding RNA pseudouridine synthase 7 isoform X2, with protein sequence MAAAPPGAGIVWQTPANPPEAQDYIFRNGRRYVRPYYFEFISHVKNRWAGKTIVDLFTEEFKGRPYEYYVHAVKCGRLQVDEQTVPADYIVKSSQKISHFLHRHEPPVLGGNILILQNEVDVVTVCKPASVPVHPCGQYRKNTVVGILQAEHGLTPLFLHRLDRLVSGLLIFAKSADRAECFRQQIEANLLQKEYVAKVVGVFPDGEQTVDANVNFNAREGRSTVEVCDGPGKALPSGKQACTKFQRIFTDGNHSIVLCKPVTGRTHQIRVHLKHIGYPIANDELYLSGNFCPRSSKGTGINRATSLACSLSSPDPDSSAEAEEFGIDPMCTNCPNLAPVGYDGDEEALWLHCVRYTGPDWSYECPYPDWASLDNMPTKKIKS encoded by the exons atggcggcggcgccaccgggAGCGGGAATCGTGTGGCAGACGCCGGCCAATCCGCCGGAGGCGCAAGACTACATCTTTCGCAACG GGCGGCGCTACGTGAGGCCTTATTACTTCGAGTTCATCTCACAT GTGAAGAACAGATGGGCTGGCAAGACCATTGTAGACCTCTTCACTGAAGAATTCAAGGGGCGACCCTACGAATACTAT GTTCATGCAGTGAAATGTGGGAGGCTCCAGGTGGATGAGCAAACGGTTCCTGCAGACTATATTGTGAAATCATCACAAAAGATAAGCCATTTCTTGCACAG GCATGAGCCACCAGTCTTGGGTGGTAATATTCTAATCCTTCAGAATGAAGTTGATGTTGTAACTGTCTGCAAACCGGCATCTGTCCCA GTTCATCCCTGTGGTCAGTACCGTAAGAATACCGTAGTAGGCATTCTGCAGGCTGAGCATGGATTAACACCCCTGTTTC TGCATCGGTTAGACCGGTTAGTTTCAGGTCTCCTTATATTTGCTAAGAGTGCTGATCGAGCAGAATGTTTCAGGCAGCAG ATTGAAGCTAATTTACTGCAGAAAGAATACGTAGCCAAGGTTGTTGGTGTATTTCCTGATGGCGAG CAAACCGTCGATGCCAATGTAAACTTCAATGCACGGGAAGGGAGGAGCACTGTGGAG GTTTGTGATGGTCCTGGTAAAGCTCTTCCAAGTGGAAAACAAGCTTGCACCAAGTTTCAGAGGATTTTTACTGATGGGAACCACAGCATTGTCTTGTGCAAACCTGTGACTGGTCGGACTCACCAG ATAAGGGTACATCTAAAACACATTGGTTACCCAATAGCCAATGATGAGCTCTACTTATCGGGAAATTTTTGTCCACGTTCATCAAAGGGAACGGGTATCAATAGAGCAACCTCACTAGCGTGCTCATTGTCATCACCAGATCCTGACAGTAGTGCTGAAGCAGAGGAATTCGGTATTGATCCAATGTGCACGAATTGTCCAAATCTTGCTCCTGTAGG TTACGATGGAGATGAGGAGGCATTATGGCTACATTGTGTCCGATATACTGGTCCTGACTGGAGCTACGAATGCCCTTATCCTGACTGGGCCTCCCTTGATAATATGCCCACGAAGAAAATAAAGTCGTGA